The region GAGCTTCCGGAATGCTGGAAGGATGAAGCGGCTGAGTGACAGGTTCTGGGGACCACTGTAATTTGTCCACATTTTCAAAAAAATATCTTGCAAGTCCCGGGGTTCTATGATATACTATGTAAGCTGTCTGAATTGACGGCAGTTTTAGCGTTCGCGTGAGTCAGAACCTTACGGTGAGGGCGCGTTTAACTTAGTTATTGCTGATATCTGTGCGTTCTTGTGACGGCATACGGCCGGCTGCCTGTAATGTACAGAGACAGATTGGCATACACAGGCCGCGGTCGGAAACCGCAAATAATATCAGAGAGGTGAAAATCATGAAAGAAGGAATCCATCCAAGCTATTACCAGGCAAAGGTTGTCTGCAACTGTGGTAATGAGTTCGTAACAGGTTCAACAAAGCAGGACATCCACGTTGAGGTTTGTTCCAAGTGCCATTCATTCTACACCGGACAGCAGAAGGCTGCTCAGGCTCGTGGACGTATTGATAAGTTCAATCGTAAATATGGCATGAATGCTAACTAATAAGCAAAGAGATGAGGGTTGAGCTTGGGAGCAGGCTCAGCCCTTTCTGAATTCATGGGAAATCATGGAAAGAGGGTTTCTTTTTCGTACAAGAGAAAGGTTAAAGGAATGAAATATTCAGGAATTGGTGGTCAGGCCGTAATCGAGGGCATCATGATGCAGAACGGCAATGACTACGCCATTGCGGTCCGCAAGCCGGACGGGGATATTGAGGTGAAAAAGGATACCTATTTTAGTATGACCAAGAAGCATAAAATGTTAGGTCTTCCCTTTGTCAGAGGTATTTTCAGTTTTATAGATTCCATGGTAGTGGGCATGAGGGCCCTCACCTGGTCCTGCAGTTTTTTTGAGGACGATGAGGAGGCAGAGCCCGGTAAACTTGAGGCGTGGCTGGATAAGGTCTTTAGCGAGAAGCTGGAGAGCGCTCTCATGACAGTGGTTATGATATTTTCCTTTGTTATGGCAATTGGTATTTTCATGGTGCTTCCCCTGTTTATTGCCAATATATGCAGAGGCTTCATCCATTCCGATACGGTGATGGCCATACTGGAGGGCGTAATACGAATCGTCATCTTCATAGCCTATATCAAGATGGTTTCCCGTATGGAGGATATCAAGAGGACCTTTATGTACCACGGTTCCGAGCATAAGTGCATTAACTGTATTGAGCACGGGCTGGAGCTTACCGTGGACAATGTGAGGGGAAGCTCCAAGGAACATAAACGGTGCGGAACCAGCTTCATTATGATTGTCATGGTCATAAGCATCCTGTTTTTCATGGTCATCCGGGTGGATACGGTCTGGCTGCGCGTGGTGAGCCGGATTGTGCTGATACCTGTGATCGCAGGCGTGTCCTATGAGTTTCTGCGTTTTGCGGGACGCCATGATTCCAGGCTGGTGAATGTGCTCAGCCGCCCCGGCATGTGGATGCAGGGACTGACTACCACGGAGCCGGATGACAGCATGATAGAGGTGGCCATCGCGGCAGTGGAGACTGTGTTTGACTGGCGTGCTTACCTGGATGAGAATTTTCCGGGATGGCAGGAAGGCGGTCGCCGTAATGACGATGACAACGGCAATGACAGTGAAGGAGCAGTAAAACATGACCATGCAGCAGCTGCTGTGGCAGGGTGTTCAGGAACTGAATAAGGCCGGGGTGCCGGACCCGGAGCTGGATGCCAGGTATCTGCTTCTGGAGGTGTTCCATTTGAACCTGGCATCCTTCCTGGCCATGAAGGGCAGGGAGTTGGAGAAGGATGAGGAGACAGAGGGAAAATGCCGGGAATTTAGGAGGCTCATAGAAATCAGGGCCGGCCGGACCCCTCTCCAGCATCTGACCGGGACGCAGGAGTTCATGGGTTTTGAGTTCCTTGTAAATGAACATGTGCTGATACCAAGGCAGGACACGGAGACACTGGTGGAGCTGGTCCTGGAGGAACAGAAGGACAGGGAAAAGCGTATACTGGACATGTGTACTGGTTCCGGGTGCATTGCCATCAGTCTGGCTCTTAAGGGCAGATACCGACATGTGTCGGCCCTGGATGTGTCGGCTGAGGCCCTTATGGTGGCAGGCAGAAACCGGGACAGGCTTTTAGGCGGATATGAGGGCAAGTTTGAATTGTTTGAGAGCAATATGTTCTGTGGTCTGGAGACGGGGAGGACCTTTGATGTCATTGTCTCAAACCCGCCTTATATTCCCAGCCGGGTCATAGAGGGCCTTGATCCTGAGGTGAGGGACCATGAGCCCAGGATTGCCCTGGACGGAAGCTCGGACGGGCTGACATTTTACCGCATACTGGCTGAAGAGGCCCGGAATCATCTGGCGGAGGGCGGAAGTATCTATATGGAAATTGGATATGACCAGTCAGAGGCAGTGGAAGGATTGTTCAGGTCCGGGGGATACAGGGACGTGAGGACGTTTAAGGATTTGGCAGGACAGGACCGGGTGGTGAGAGCCGGGGCGTGAGGTCTGGATTTAAAGTTCGGACTTAAATGTCTGATGGGGACTGTCCGGGATGCCGGATTTGGAGAGAACACAGGGTAACAGGATAATGTAGTGGTTGTAATTGGAATAATCGCAGGAGCAGGAGATAGATATGTTTGATAAGCTGGACGATATGTTGATTCATTATGAAGAACTGATGCTTATGCTGGGTGATCCGGATGTGACCCAGGATACCAAGCGTTTTACCAGGCTCATGAAGGAGCAGGCTGACCTGGCTCCTATTGTGGAAGCCTATAAGCAGTACAAGCAGGCGAAGCAGGACGTGGAGGACAGCCTGGCCCTTCTGGAGGAAGAGAACGACGAGGAGATGCGGGAGATGGCCAAGGAAGAGCTGTCCGGCGCCAGGAAACGGATTGAGGATCTGGAGCATGAGCTTAAGATTCTCCTGCTTCCAAAAGACCCTAACGACGATAAGAACATCATACTGGAAATACGGGCAGGCGCAGGCGGCGATGAGGCGGCTTTGTTTGCGGCTGAACTTTACCGCATGTATTCAAACTATGCGGACAGCCAGAGATGGAAGGTGGAGATTGTCAGCCTCAATGAAAACGGTATCGGCGGTTTCAAGGAAGTAGTTGCCATGGTTACCGGTAAGGGCGCATACTCCAAGCTTAAATATGAGAGCGGCGTGCACCGCGTCCAGCGTGTGCCTGAGACAGAATCCGGCGGCCGTATCCATACATCCACCGCCACTGTGGCGGTTATGCCTGAGGCCGAGGAAGTGGACGTGCAGATTGACATGAATGACTGCCGTATCGACGTTATGCGCGCATCGGGCAACGGCGGACAGTGCGTTAACACAACAGATTCCGCGGTTCGTCTGACCCATATCCCTACGGGAATCGTTATTTACAGCCAGACCGAGAAATCCCAGCTGCAGAACAAGGAGAAGGCATTCCGCCTGCTGCGTTCCAAGCTGTACGACATCGAGCTGGAAAAACGCCAGAGCTCAGAGGCAGAAGAGCGCCGCAGTCAGATTGGCACCGGCGACCGTTCTGAGAAGATACGTACTTACAACTTCCCTCAGGGCCGCGTGACGGACCACAGAATCAAACTGACACTGTATAAGATTGATTCTATTATGAATGGGGATATTCAGGAACTGCTGGATAATCTGATTGCGGCGGACCAGGCGGCAAAGCTGGCGAAGATGAACGAAATGTAGGGGAGCTGTCCCTGGAAAATAGTGAGTTGGGAAAATTGGCAGTTGAGATAAGAAATGGTGTCCGGAATTGGCGTTAATGGCTGATGCCGGGCACTTTTTTTGAAAAATTTTGGTGAGATTGCGGAGCGGGAAAGAGAAACTATCTACGAAAACGTGTTGAGTCTGCCCGAAGAAAATAGTATACTTGTGATAACGTGTGGAATGTGGCAGGCGGGTGAAATTTAAAGATATTTCGTAAGTTCAGGATATCGCAAAATTATGATTTGTCCCATTAAAAAACAGCCTACGGGACGAAATATTTTATATTGGTATATTGAGGTACCTGCATGATATTCTGGCAGGGAAAGGAGAGGCGCTATGAATGGGTATCTGATTTTTTAAAAGGTTTAACTGTGTTCGGTTTGGCATTTTCTATTTCCGTTTCAGCTGTTCCACTGTTCAGCTATCCGGTATCGGCAGCCCAGGACGGGGACGGTTCCGGGAAGGATAATTTTCAGGAGAGAATCTATACCTTTAAGGAGATACATGAAATGGCGGATTACAGCGGTCTTTGCGCTCTGCCTGACGGCCAGGAATATGAGATTTTTTACTGCGGTCAGAGGGGGATGGGTTTTCCGCCAGGAATTCGGTCCACGGCGGCACCTGGTACCTTAATATGAAGGAGGGCTGCCAGCTGTCCTATGAGTTTCTGGCGGATAACGGCGAAAAGGAAGTGCGGGCGGACGGCGGAATATTTGAACCGCTTTACTATCAGGTTGACGTGGAGAAAACATCTTCTCCCAGCGAAGCCTTCCAGTTAAGGGGAAAGAATGGTAAGAAAATAGAGGTCCGGCGCAATTTCAAGATTACTTCCCTGGAGTATTGCCAAAAGGCAGCTGGGAGATCCTCTGAAATGGGATATTATTTACCAGCCTAATTCCGGTTCTGTAAAGAATCCAGACTTGATATATGAGGGGCAGATACTGGATATACCTAAGGGATGAGAGAAATTCTCATTTTGGAAGCACAGCATAAATCAAATTAACAGGCTCGAATCAAAGGACTCCAAATAACAGGATCCAACCAATAGGATTCATCCAATGAGGCTCCAGCAAATTAGGCTCCAGCAAATTAGGCTCCAGCCAATTATTACCCAGCCAGATACCAGGGGATATCATATCTTAGGTTCAGACTGGGTCTTTTTTCCCCAGACGCGAATGAGGAGGAAATGCGTATATGGATTCCATGGAAGAGATTTATAAGAAACACGGAAAAATGATATATGGTTATGTACCTCAGTCTGGTGGGAAACCTTACCTTTGGGCAGATTGGAGAAATCATGGGGCGCAGCGAGAACTGGGCAAGAGTAACCTATTACCGCGGGAAAGAGAGAGTCGTTAAGGAGGCAGGAAAAATATGAACCAAAGGATACCATGTGAAATTATTCGGGATTTAATGCCCATGTATGCGGACGGCCTGACGTCTGAAACAACGAACCGCGAAATCCGGGTCCATCTGGAGGAATGCGGCACCTGCAGGGAAATGTATGAGCGGATGAAAGCAGATATGGAAGGGGTATCCCAAACAGCAGGGAAGCCATCGGAAATTGATTATCTGAAGAAGGTGAGAAGGAGGAACGTGAGAAACGTGGTTCTGGGAGCCGCGGGGGTGTTCCTAGTACAGCATTGCTTAAATATCAGTGATTAAATTACTAATGGTATCCCGGCATATGTCCACTTAAATGGGTGTGCTGTAAGATTGTATTGTTCAATAAAGCGCAGGATGCTTGCTTCCAGTTCTTCTATTGATAGGTAGCTTTTCCGCTTCAGCAGCTTCCGGTTAATGATGCCAAACCATATCTCAATCTGGTTCATCCAGGAACTGTGTTTCGGAGTATAGACAAAGCGGATCCGGTGGGAAGGGTCATGCAGGAAATCCGCTCGGCTTTCCATACTTTTAAGGATCCCTGTTTTCCCTTTTTTGCCCAGTTCCACGCCAAGGGCACAGGCTTCTGCCACAAAGCGGACAAGGGCTTCCGATTTATGGGTGTTTAGGCCATCGCATATAAATGTCCATGGGGCTTGCGGGTCTGTCCCTACCAATGCTTTCACGGCTTCCACAAAATCCTCTTCTGTGCGTGTGGAGTTTAAATACGGCATTTCCATACGGCCCGTTGCAACATCAAAGAACCCGATGAGGCTGGTCGTGCCATGGCGGATATACTCAAACTCCATTTTGGCGCACTGGCCGGGTAATGGGAGCTTGTCAGGATATTTATGTTCCAGCGCTTGTACCCCGGTCATTTCATCCGTGGAAACAATGTGTGCACCTTCCCGGCTTTGTTCCTGGGCACTCTGGTACAGGCCGCAGATTTCGTTTACTTTCCGCGCAAAAGATTCCGGGGCTTCCGTCTTTTCCGAAGAATGAAGCCAGTAACGGATTTTGTGGGGATGTAAATCTACCTCATTTTTAAAAAACGGCTGACAGATTTCTCAGAAATCTGTTCAGCGATCCCCTGCTTTTTAATTTCTGCCACTAACAGCGGGAGACTCCACTGGCTTACTTCGTACCCAAAATCATTTGGGCTGCTGCAGGCAAGGTCGATGATCCGCATGATCTGGTCCGGCGTAAAAACAGACGGGGCACCGGGGCGTTTTTTATCGGACAGGACTGCCCGTATCTCATCTTCAAGCTTTTTCGGGTCGTCCATTTCAATCCTCCGCAAGGCTGGGAGCGCCGCGAGGAACCGACTGCGCCAGGTGGCAACATTATTATAATGAAGCCCGACCTGTGGTGCAATATTCTGGTTGAGTTCCCCCTGTGACGCAAGCAGGACAATGCTGGCTCTTTTGACCAGTCCTGACGGAAGGGAGCGGCTTTTTGAAAAAGCAGATAATATGTTTTTCATGGCATCAGATAAAACCGGGATAGTATCAATTGTTTTCCTTCGCATAATAACCCATCCATTCTTTAGTGATAGAATTATTATGCACCGACTACAATAAAAAAGCAACGTCTATTCATTATTATTTTGGCAATGCTGTACTAGTTATGGGGACTGTCCTTTTTATGAAGCTGTTTGTGATAGGATATCCTACGGAGTCCTATATGGTCACCTATACGGATGTCAATGGGGAACAGGTGAATGTGGGCGGAATCATGATTGATTCGGCTGCTGTTTACAGGGGATATAAGCTGGCGCAGGAGGATGGGGCAAAGAGGCTGGTCATCTATTCCTGTCTGCCGTCATTCTGGAACAGGAGCGGAACGTTTAACCTGGAACTTAGACTTCCCGGCGGGGGAAAGGATTTGTATATTCAGGGCATTACAATTAAGAGCAGCGGAACCGTGGTCAGCAGCCTGGCCAATGAACTGTACAGGGCCAGGAATCCATATATAGGCGATGCCTCGGCAGACGGAAGGCTCTCAGGCACATTGGGGATATCAAGGGAACTGGGAAGTTTTAAGAATGAACTGCAGACCTCCGTAGAGCCCTGCGGCTGGACGCTTAACTTTGAGGAGAGCACGCCTAATTCAGCCGTATTTGAGGAGCGTATGAAAGCGTATGCCTGTGTGCTGATTGCCCTGACCGATAACCTGGGGCAGGTTAGCTGGAACTATACCGTGGAGCTGGAACAGGGGCCTGTCTGGCGGCATGGCACCATTACGGAGGAGGAGTGCGGGAAAATGGCCGGAGCTCCTGTGAAAACATTTGCAGACAGCCCTGAGGGGATTGAACAGCTGATTGAACGGATGGGAATCGGGCAGTGAGAGGGAAACGGCCAGGAATATACCGGCCATATAAAATTTCCTGTTATGGGTCTGGCTATTGGGGGCGTGATTTGATACAATCAAATCATAAAGGGCCGGGTGCAGCACAGATTACTAAACCCTAAGGGGACAGTGCGCTGGAAGTTATAAAAAGATACAGTTAAAGGGGGTGCACATCATGCAGTCGCTTTCCTCATTTATGAATACCATCCGATTTAATTTTCTATATATAGATAAATATTCCTTTGGGCGGACCTGGACTTATCCGGAGAGCGCCATACCATACAATATGCTGCGCTACATCATTGACGGGAGCGCTGAGTTTGTGGTAGATGGGGAGACGGTCATTGTGAGGAAGGGGCAGGTGTCCTATATACCGGAGGGCTGCTGGCTGTCATGTAAGGCGCTGGAGGATACGTTTGCTTTTTACAGTATCCGTTTCACCACATCCGTGTTCTATGAGGGGGCCAATTTTCTCAGGGAGTACTATAACTTTCCCCTGGTGATGGATGTGGGTGAGGGAATCGAGCCTTATTTCAGTGATATCTACAAGTGGGTGCGCACGGACAAAAAGTCGAAGTCATTTCACGTAAGAGGAGCTCTTGATACTCTGATTGCCAGCCTGATTGATATTCTGAACTCCGATGAGCCCGATGATGTGAAGGCGGATATTAACGGGCTGGAGTATAACCTGGAGCAGATACGAAAGCGGGTGAAGAAATCCACGGTCCAGACCGACCCAAGGATACAGACTGTCATTGACTATATCATGTTAAATCCCACAGAGGAATATACTTCAGATAAATTAAGCGGCATGGCGGAAGTGGCTGAGACCACCTTCCGGCGTCTGTTTAAGGAGGCCACAGGAAAGACCGCCACTGAGTTTATACGCCAGGTACGCCTGACCACGGCAGCAAGACTGCTGCTGGTGTCCAATGATCCTGTGAACTGTATTGCCCACGATGTGGGATTCGAGGATGCCAACCATTTTACACGGGTATTCAGGCAGGCATTTGGGATGACGCCGGGCCGGTACAGGAAGATGTCACAGGAGTAGCGGTGGGGGAGAGACGGTGACGAGGAAGCAAAGCAGGGGCCGTGAGACCGGCGAAACGGCGCAGCAGGAACCGTGCAAGGGCAGTGGCACTAAAACAGTGGCACTAAAGCAAGGGCGCCAAATCAATGGAGAGAGGAAGGATGACCGGATGGAACAGATTAAGGTATGGACAAAGCAGCATGAAAACGTGCTGAAGGAGCTGAATGAAACAGGCAGATACATTGCCAGGCGGGAGTATATCCGGAGTGACCTGCAGGAACATGCGGGACTGGTGCTGGAGGTATATGACTGGCTGGTAAGGCACAGCCCGGACGCGGCCCAAAAGCCCGGGGATGTGGAGTATCCGGTGTGGGTTTCCTTTACCAGCGAGGCGGTCATGCTTCCCAGTCCGGGTGCCGTCATACTGGAACTGACCCTGGACCCGGCTTGTATTACCTCTGTCAATATAGAAAAATGGGGAAGTATCCTCAATTACTCCTATATCCCAAAGGATGAGGCGGACGCCAGACGCCATCAGGATATGATGGAGCAGTACGGAGTAAGCGACGCCAAGGCATACATGTCCCGGTTCTATCCATATCTTAAGCGGGAAATTATCGCCAGCTGGGACCGGCTTTTTGATGACAGCGTAATTTTGGGCAATGATTCAAAATATGGGAATATATGGGAGATAAGAAAAGAATGGGTGACACAGGTGATAAGGTGATTTTATATGCGGCGCAGGCAGATGCGGTTTTAAAGGCCATAGAGAGGGACGGCCGCTGTTTTTCGCGGGAGGAATATGTCCGCAGGAAATATGGGGAAAGCGGTCCCATTTTCCTGACTGTGTACAAATGGTTTGTGAAGGAGGCCGTGAAGCTGGTTCCCAGGCCTGAGGGGGCGGAATTTCCCTACTGGTCCTTCATGAACCTGTACAGCCTGGACCAGTCGCCAGGAACCAGGACATTGACGCTCTGCGTTCCCAGGGACGAGGCTGTGTTTTTTGATATGTATGACTGGAATAAGATTCTGTGCCTGAAATATCTGGGGGAAGACGAGGCGGACGATCGGGCTTTTCAGGCATATTTAAAGCAGTGCGGGGTCAGGGAAATGGATGCTGTGCTCACCGGGTTTTATCCTGAGATGAAGCAGAAAATCATGGACAGCTGGCCCAGGCTGTTTCGCCATCATGAACAGATACGGGCAGGGGAGAAATCCGGGGCGAAAAGCGTCCAGGCTGCCTTGTGGCAGATTAAAAAAGAATGGATTGTGCCGGAAACGCAGTACACTCAGAATCAGGAAGCCGGGACAGGGGGCGGAGATAAGAAACAAGGATAAGAAAAAAGGACGGGTATCCGGAATCAGGTTCCGACCCTGTCCTTTTTCTGTTTTCCAGAGATACGCAGACCCCCCCGTGCAATCACCCGGACAGTGCTCATCCCCTTACCCCGACAGTTACCCGCACCTCTTAAAATCAAAACAAGACAAAAAAATAGTATAATGGTTGTTTTATGCTATTATAAGTTGTCCAGAATGTTGAAATGCATAAAGAAAATCAATATAATACCTATAGAAACAGCAAAATGACGGACGCAAATAATTCAGAAAAAGGAGAAATGGTATGAAAAAGAGTCATGTAAGTTTTATTATTGCGGCAGCACTTGCAGCAGCCCTGTTGGCCGGATGCGGCAGTTCCGGGTCGTCCGCCGATGCTTCCGGTTCCGGGAAAGCGGGAGGACAGACACGGGTACAGGAGGCGGGAAGCCAGGATGGAACTGACAGCGGGACTAAGGGAGCGCTTTCGGGTGAAATTACCTTCTGGCATTCCTTTACCCAGGGGCCAAGACTGGAGACCATCCAGAAGGCGGCGGACAAATTCATGGAAGAGAACCCGGATGTGAAAATCAATATTGAGACGTTCTCATGGAATGACTTTTACACCAAGTGGACCACCGGACTTGCATCCGGCAATGTACCTGATATGAGTACCGCCCTTCCGGCCCAGGTTGCGGAGATGATTAACGCAGACGCCCTGCTGCCCATCAATGACCTGATTGACGGTATCGGCCGTGACAAATTTGCTGAGGCAGCCATTTCCGAGGGTACGGTGGACGGCAATAACTATTCTGTTCCTCTTTACAGACACGCCCATGTGATGTGGATCAGGAAGGACCTGCTGGAGAAAAACGGTCTGGAAGTCCCCAAGACCTGGGATGAGCTTTACGACACAGCCAAGGCACTTACAAAGGACGGCGTCTACGGATTGTCTTTCCCATGCGGAACCAATGACTTCCAGGCAACCTTTTTCCTGGATTTCTATGTGAGAAGCGGCGGCGGCAGCCTGCTGACCGATGACCTGAAAGCCAACCTGACAAGCGATCTGGCCATTGACGGCATCAATTACTGGTTGAAGGTGTACAATGACTGCTCGCCTAAGGATTCCATTAACTTTGATGTACTGGACCAGGCAACCCTGTATTACCAGGGCAAAACCGCATTTGATTTTAACTCCGGCTTCCAGATTTCAGGCGTTGCAGCCAACTCACCGGACCTGCTCCAGTATGTGGACTGCTACCCGATTCCAAAGATCCACGCGGACGACCCGGACGAGGGAATCATGACCACCAACACGCCTATGGTCGTGTGGAAGGCTTCCAAGCATCCCGAAATCTGCAAGGCATTTATGAAAACCCTTTATGACGAGGATACATATGTTGAATTCCTGCACGCAACTCCGGTGGGCATGCTTCCCGCCATCAAGGGAATTGCTGACACGGACGCCTACAGGGATGACGATACCATCAGGCAGTTTACACATGCAGAGGAAGTGCTGACCGCGGCAGCCGATATCGGTACAGCCTTCGGTTATGAGCACGGTCCTAATGTCCAGGCCGGAATCATGCAGAACAACCATGTGATTGAGGATATGTTCCAGGATATCATTACCAACGGGACAGATGTAAAGACTGCTGCAAAAACAGCGGAAGATAAACTGAACGCACTGTTTGAGACAGCTGAATAAGCCGTCCCGGAGCGTGTCTGAAAAGGCGGATGCATTTTGAGACACGCTCTAATACTGAGAAGGAGGAGGAAATCTTGGGGAAGAAAAGTTATACAAGGTGGTTGTTTGTGCTTCCTGCAATCGTCATTGTAATTGCATTGTTCATATATCCCATCTGTTCCAGCATAGTATACAGCTTTACAAACAAGAACCTGATTAAGCCGGCCTATAAATTCATTGGCTTTAAGAATTATGCCGAGGTGTTAAAGGACAGCGGTTTCTGGCTTTCATTTTTCAACTCTCTGAAATGGACGGTCCTGTCCCTGATGGGACAGATAGGGGTGGGATTTACCGCTGCCCTGGCCCTGAAGCGGATTAAGGTGTGCAAGGGCGTTTATAAGACCCTTCTCATCATCCCCTGGGCATTTCCATCCATTGTCATCGCATTTTCCTGGAAGTGGATTCTCAACGGAGTATACGGCTTCCTGCCAAACATCCTGGTGAAGCTGGGTATCTGTGAGGCGGCGCCGCAGTTTTTGACCAGCGGTACGCTGGCCTTTGTAAGCCTGGTGCTGATTAATATATGGTTCGGAGCGCCCATGATTATGGTAAATGTGCTCTCGGCTCTGGAAACGGTTCCCAGGGACCAGTACGAGGCTGCCCAGATTGACGGGGCCAGGCCGTGGCAGTCGTTCTACTATGTCACAGTGCCCCATATCAAGATGGTGGTGGGACTGCTGGTGGTTTTAAGGACAGTGTGGATTTTTAACAACTTTGACCTGATTTACCTGATTACAGGCGGCGGGCCGGCGGGCACCACCCAGACCATACCGCTCTATGCCTACAATATGGGATGGAGCACCAAGCTTATCGGACGATCATCGGCAGTAACCGTGCTGCTGTTTATATTCCTGATGATTATATGCGGCATCTACTTTGCGGTCATCAATAAGTGGGAAAAGGAGGACAGTAAATGAAAAAGTTTAAAGCAGGAAATATTATCAGCCATATATACCTGATTATTCTGACCTTTATCTCCATTTTCCCGCTGGTATGGATTATCATATCCTCCCTGAAGGGAAAGGGGGAACTGACAGGTAATCCCACGGCCTTCTGGCCTAAGACATGGACTTTTGACTATTATGCCCATGTTATCAATGACCTTAAGTTTTTCGTGAACATCAAAAACAGTGTCATCATTTCTCTGGTGACCACCCTGATTGCCATTACGGTGGCTGCGCTGGCGGCCTATGGAATCGTCAGGTTCTTTACGCGGCTGGGATCGGCCATGTCCAAGGTG is a window of Enterocloster clostridioformis DNA encoding:
- a CDS encoding DUF1385 domain-containing protein; amino-acid sequence: MGAGSALSEFMGNHGKRVSFSYKRKVKGMKYSGIGGQAVIEGIMMQNGNDYAIAVRKPDGDIEVKKDTYFSMTKKHKMLGLPFVRGIFSFIDSMVVGMRALTWSCSFFEDDEEAEPGKLEAWLDKVFSEKLESALMTVVMIFSFVMAIGIFMVLPLFIANICRGFIHSDTVMAILEGVIRIVIFIAYIKMVSRMEDIKRTFMYHGSEHKCINCIEHGLELTVDNVRGSSKEHKRCGTSFIMIVMVISILFFMVIRVDTVWLRVVSRIVLIPVIAGVSYEFLRFAGRHDSRLVNVLSRPGMWMQGLTTTEPDDSMIEVAIAAVETVFDWRAYLDENFPGWQEGGRRNDDDNGNDSEGAVKHDHAAAAVAGCSGTE
- the prmC gene encoding peptide chain release factor N(5)-glutamine methyltransferase — encoded protein: MTMQQLLWQGVQELNKAGVPDPELDARYLLLEVFHLNLASFLAMKGRELEKDEETEGKCREFRRLIEIRAGRTPLQHLTGTQEFMGFEFLVNEHVLIPRQDTETLVELVLEEQKDREKRILDMCTGSGCIAISLALKGRYRHVSALDVSAEALMVAGRNRDRLLGGYEGKFELFESNMFCGLETGRTFDVIVSNPPYIPSRVIEGLDPEVRDHEPRIALDGSSDGLTFYRILAEEARNHLAEGGSIYMEIGYDQSEAVEGLFRSGGYRDVRTFKDLAGQDRVVRAGA
- the rpmE gene encoding 50S ribosomal protein L31, whose amino-acid sequence is MKEGIHPSYYQAKVVCNCGNEFVTGSTKQDIHVEVCSKCHSFYTGQQKAAQARGRIDKFNRKYGMNAN
- a CDS encoding transposase, yielding MCQPFFKNEVDLHPHKIRYWLHSSEKTEAPESFARKVNEICGLYQSAQEQSREGAHIVSTDEMTGVQALEHKYPDKLPLPGQCAKMEFEYIRHGTTSLIGFFDVATGRMEMPYLNSTRTEEDFVEAVKALVGTDPQAPWTFICDGLNTHKSEALVRFVAEACALGVELGKKGKTGILKSMESRADFLHDPSHRIRFVYTPKHSSWMNQIEIWFGIINRKLLKRKSYLSIEELEASILRFIEQYNLTAHPFKWTYAGIPLVI
- the prfA gene encoding peptide chain release factor 1, whose amino-acid sequence is MFDKLDDMLIHYEELMLMLGDPDVTQDTKRFTRLMKEQADLAPIVEAYKQYKQAKQDVEDSLALLEEENDEEMREMAKEELSGARKRIEDLEHELKILLLPKDPNDDKNIILEIRAGAGGDEAALFAAELYRMYSNYADSQRWKVEIVSLNENGIGGFKEVVAMVTGKGAYSKLKYESGVHRVQRVPETESGGRIHTSTATVAVMPEAEEVDVQIDMNDCRIDVMRASGNGGQCVNTTDSAVRLTHIPTGIVIYSQTEKSQLQNKEKAFRLLRSKLYDIELEKRQSSEAEERRSQIGTGDRSEKIRTYNFPQGRVTDHRIKLTLYKIDSIMNGDIQELLDNLIAADQAAKLAKMNEM
- a CDS encoding DUF3841 domain-containing protein, which gives rise to MGDTGDKVILYAAQADAVLKAIERDGRCFSREEYVRRKYGESGPIFLTVYKWFVKEAVKLVPRPEGAEFPYWSFMNLYSLDQSPGTRTLTLCVPRDEAVFFDMYDWNKILCLKYLGEDEADDRAFQAYLKQCGVREMDAVLTGFYPEMKQKIMDSWPRLFRHHEQIRAGEKSGAKSVQAALWQIKKEWIVPETQYTQNQEAGTGGGDKKQG
- a CDS encoding helix-turn-helix domain-containing protein, with the translated sequence MRRKTIDTIPVLSDAMKNILSAFSKSRSLPSGLVKRASIVLLASQGELNQNIAPQVGLHYNNVATWRSRFLAALPALRRIEMDDPKKLEDEIRAVLSDKKRPGAPSVFTPDQIMRIIDLACSSPNDFGYEVSQWSLPLLVAEIKKQGIAEQISEKSVSRFLKMR
- a CDS encoding DUF3841 domain-containing protein, whose amino-acid sequence is MEQIKVWTKQHENVLKELNETGRYIARREYIRSDLQEHAGLVLEVYDWLVRHSPDAAQKPGDVEYPVWVSFTSEAVMLPSPGAVILELTLDPACITSVNIEKWGSILNYSYIPKDEADARRHQDMMEQYGVSDAKAYMSRFYPYLKREIIASWDRLFDDSVILGNDSKYGNIWEIRKEWVTQVIR
- a CDS encoding helix-turn-helix domain-containing protein; translation: MQSLSSFMNTIRFNFLYIDKYSFGRTWTYPESAIPYNMLRYIIDGSAEFVVDGETVIVRKGQVSYIPEGCWLSCKALEDTFAFYSIRFTTSVFYEGANFLREYYNFPLVMDVGEGIEPYFSDIYKWVRTDKKSKSFHVRGALDTLIASLIDILNSDEPDDVKADINGLEYNLEQIRKRVKKSTVQTDPRIQTVIDYIMLNPTEEYTSDKLSGMAEVAETTFRRLFKEATGKTATEFIRQVRLTTAARLLLVSNDPVNCIAHDVGFEDANHFTRVFRQAFGMTPGRYRKMSQE